A single region of the Fimbriimonadaceae bacterium genome encodes:
- a CDS encoding tetratricopeptide repeat protein, with product MSITGKWFGFGLDPLYDEGVRKLRGGDFDGAIAVFEQCLGATENPKVREMAQNDLMQACVTLASREPDRAMECYEKALAIFPHYADLYLRRGMARAASGDFLNAVNDATAALTINPSFAEAAFRKGLWLHQIGKSDDGVQWLQKASSMSRIFAGEGFLKGIEDAASGKWEEAETRFAELANNPAVQANRLKDDGDRFAREGRMHDAMLAFEEAARIAPTFPDIRCRFGQTLLEADRVDEALVEFMQALEVNPNYVEAWAQQGIALRRLRRDQEARNSFKKAYELDPNHPIAAMEFGFG from the coding sequence ATGTCCATCACTGGGAAATGGTTTGGCTTTGGCTTGGATCCCCTCTACGACGAGGGTGTGCGCAAGCTGCGTGGAGGCGACTTTGACGGTGCAATCGCCGTTTTTGAGCAGTGTCTTGGGGCGACAGAAAACCCCAAGGTTCGAGAGATGGCCCAAAACGACCTCATGCAAGCTTGCGTGACGTTGGCATCGCGCGAGCCAGATCGGGCAATGGAGTGTTACGAGAAAGCGCTCGCAATCTTCCCGCATTACGCTGATCTTTATCTGCGTCGAGGCATGGCTCGGGCCGCTTCTGGAGACTTCCTAAATGCGGTGAACGACGCTACTGCGGCTCTGACGATCAACCCATCGTTTGCGGAGGCTGCTTTCCGAAAAGGGCTTTGGCTTCATCAGATCGGGAAGTCGGACGATGGAGTGCAGTGGCTGCAAAAGGCTTCTTCGATGAGCCGAATTTTTGCGGGCGAAGGCTTTCTGAAGGGGATTGAGGACGCTGCCTCTGGCAAGTGGGAAGAGGCGGAAACTCGGTTTGCCGAACTAGCGAACAACCCCGCCGTGCAGGCGAATCGCTTGAAGGATGACGGCGACAGGTTTGCACGCGAGGGACGAATGCACGACGCGATGCTGGCCTTTGAAGAGGCCGCAAGAATTGCCCCGACTTTCCCTGATATCCGTTGTCGATTTGGGCAGACTCTGCTGGAGGCCGACCGGGTGGACGAGGCGCTGGTTGAGTTTATGCAAGCGCTTGAGGTGAACCCCAACTATGTGGAGGCTTGGGCGCAGCAGGGGATCGCCCTTCGGCGGCTGAGAAGGGATCAAGAGGCGAGAAACTCCTTCAAGAAGGCGTATGAACTTGATCCGAACCATCCCATCGCGGCGATGGAGTTTGGGTTTGGGTAG
- the acs gene encoding acetate--CoA ligase translates to MSETIQTLLSEQRSFAPSAEFTAQANVNEPAIYDKADADYLAFWEGWAKELSWSEPWTEVLDWSNKPFAKWFVGGKINVCYNCVDRHVEAGRGSRTAIIFEGEPGDACSITYSELKSHVSRVANALKELGVKKGDRVCIYMPMVPELAYTMLACTRIGAAHSVVFGGFSAESLQERTNDAQAKIIVTADGGWRRGGIVALKKTVDDALELGCPTVEKVLVLEHAGSPGTVTNGVATPDYSQGTASAKDVSWSEIVPRQSDDCPCEPMDSEDLLYILYTSGSTGKPKGIVHTTGGYLTGVYATTKWVFDMKDSDIYWCTADCGWVTGHSYVVYGPMANCATVVMYEGAPDTPDKDRFWRIVEKHKVTILYTAPTAIRTFMKWGTQYPDRCDMSSLRLLGSVGEPINPEAWIWYHETIGKGKCPVVDTWWQTETGAIMITPLPGIVATKPGSATRPFPGIRAAIYNEAGEDLTDAHMAKVKAGEAKHAIGGYLVLTRPWPSMTRGIYGDPERFITTYWSRFDGVYFTGDGAKLDEDGYFWLLGRVDDVMLVAGHNISTMEVESALVDHKAVAEAAVIGKAHEVKGQAISAFVIIRSEYKTHDGIIDELKAHVAAKIGPIARPDDIIISAELPKTRSGKIMRRLLRDVAEGRVLGDTTTLADPAVVAALKEKYEGSEG, encoded by the coding sequence ATGTCAGAAACCATCCAAACGCTCCTATCCGAACAACGCTCCTTTGCCCCAAGCGCCGAGTTCACTGCTCAGGCGAATGTGAACGAGCCAGCGATCTACGACAAGGCCGACGCGGACTACCTGGCGTTCTGGGAGGGTTGGGCCAAGGAGCTAAGCTGGTCGGAGCCTTGGACTGAAGTCCTTGACTGGTCCAACAAGCCGTTTGCCAAGTGGTTCGTCGGCGGCAAGATCAACGTCTGCTACAACTGCGTCGACCGCCACGTCGAAGCAGGTCGGGGCAGCCGCACGGCGATCATCTTCGAGGGGGAGCCCGGGGACGCCTGCAGCATCACCTATTCCGAACTCAAATCCCACGTCAGCCGCGTCGCCAATGCCTTGAAAGAGCTGGGAGTAAAGAAGGGCGACCGGGTTTGCATCTACATGCCGATGGTGCCGGAACTCGCCTACACCATGCTCGCCTGCACCCGCATCGGCGCCGCCCATTCGGTCGTGTTCGGCGGATTCAGCGCCGAGTCGCTGCAAGAGCGCACCAACGACGCCCAGGCCAAGATCATCGTCACCGCCGACGGCGGATGGCGGCGAGGCGGGATTGTCGCCCTCAAGAAGACGGTCGACGATGCGCTGGAATTAGGCTGTCCGACGGTGGAGAAGGTACTGGTGCTGGAACACGCGGGTTCGCCCGGAACCGTCACCAACGGCGTCGCCACACCCGACTATAGCCAGGGCACGGCATCGGCTAAGGATGTGAGCTGGAGCGAGATCGTGCCGCGCCAGTCCGACGACTGCCCGTGCGAGCCGATGGACAGCGAAGACCTGCTCTATATCCTCTACACGTCCGGCTCGACCGGCAAGCCCAAGGGGATCGTCCACACCACCGGCGGTTATCTGACAGGCGTTTATGCGACGACGAAATGGGTGTTCGATATGAAGGATTCGGACATCTATTGGTGTACCGCCGACTGCGGCTGGGTGACCGGGCATAGCTACGTGGTCTATGGGCCGATGGCAAACTGCGCAACCGTCGTGATGTACGAAGGCGCGCCAGACACACCCGATAAGGATCGCTTCTGGCGAATCGTCGAGAAGCACAAGGTGACCATCCTCTACACCGCGCCGACCGCCATTCGCACCTTTATGAAGTGGGGCACTCAATATCCGGACCGCTGCGATATGAGTTCGCTGAGGCTGCTCGGCTCGGTGGGCGAACCGATCAACCCTGAGGCATGGATTTGGTATCACGAAACCATCGGCAAGGGCAAGTGTCCAGTTGTGGACACCTGGTGGCAGACCGAAACCGGGGCGATCATGATCACGCCGCTTCCCGGAATCGTCGCGACCAAACCGGGCTCTGCAACAAGGCCATTTCCTGGCATCCGCGCGGCGATCTACAACGAAGCCGGCGAGGACCTCACCGACGCGCACATGGCGAAGGTCAAAGCCGGAGAGGCCAAGCACGCCATCGGCGGCTACCTGGTCCTCACGCGGCCCTGGCCCTCGATGACGCGGGGCATCTACGGCGACCCCGAGCGCTTCATCACAACCTACTGGTCGCGGTTTGACGGCGTTTACTTCACGGGAGACGGCGCGAAGCTGGACGAAGACGGATACTTCTGGCTGCTCGGTCGGGTGGACGACGTGATGCTCGTCGCCGGACACAACATCAGCACGATGGAGGTTGAGTCAGCGCTGGTCGACCACAAAGCCGTCGCCGAGGCAGCGGTGATCGGCAAAGCCCACGAGGTGAAGGGCCAAGCCATCTCTGCGTTTGTCATCATCCGCAGCGAGTACAAAACTCACGACGGCATCATTGACGAGCTGAAGGCTCACGTCGCCGCCAAGATCGGCCCCATCGCCCGCCCGGACGACATCATCATCTCGGCAGAGCTGCCCAAAACCCGCTCGGGCAAGATCATGCGCCGACTTCTGCGCGACGTCGCCGAAGGTCGGGTGCTGGGAGATACGACGACGCTCGCCGATCCGGCGGTGGTTGCCGCGCTGAAGGAGAAGTATGAAGGGTCGGAGGGTTAG
- the rpoN gene encoding RNA polymerase factor sigma-54 produces the protein MAFRPGNWNSQNQELRQGLRVDPQLVLRSHILQLSQADLEQAVEAELADNPALERLEDDTEPITEEGVLKSVAPQELKPSSDDYEFQRSTIRDDEDVMDWLDFAACETRLSDHLKAQLFPIVEPEHHKLAEFVIGCLDEKGYLIMPLDEVAASTNMTVEDVEAVLHKLQQCDPAGIGARNVQECLLLQLQDPDTVEQKLAREIAKHYLDEMIARRTGKIARKFKAPTEMVEAAFQEILALNPYPAQGFAANSHSARQKPIAVRPDIILTRSEIGWVVEVEGVDASSLVVDRSYRQRLAKLEAKAQADKDEKKHLGEYVGRADNFIQSIKERKKTLRRIGEYLIEKQTSFISTGRYQYLQPLTKSIMARELGLHESTVSRATMGKFVQIEDGEIVPFEVFFKPALRIQKMIEEILETENPSTPLSDEAIARLLADRGVVVARRTVNKYRDRTRLLSSRGRRTA, from the coding sequence ATGGCATTTCGTCCTGGGAATTGGAACAGCCAAAATCAAGAGCTTCGGCAGGGGTTGCGCGTTGACCCTCAGTTGGTCTTGCGCAGCCATATCTTGCAGCTTTCTCAGGCCGACCTGGAGCAGGCCGTCGAAGCCGAACTTGCCGACAACCCTGCGCTTGAGCGACTTGAAGATGATACTGAGCCGATTACCGAAGAGGGCGTGCTCAAGTCCGTGGCTCCCCAGGAGTTGAAGCCTTCTAGCGACGATTATGAGTTTCAGCGCAGCACGATCCGCGACGACGAAGACGTCATGGACTGGCTGGATTTTGCCGCGTGTGAGACTCGACTTTCGGACCACTTGAAAGCCCAGCTTTTCCCGATTGTTGAGCCTGAGCATCATAAGCTCGCAGAGTTTGTGATCGGCTGTTTGGATGAGAAAGGCTATTTGATCATGCCCCTTGATGAAGTCGCTGCATCCACAAACATGACAGTTGAAGATGTTGAAGCCGTACTCCACAAGCTTCAGCAGTGTGACCCGGCAGGGATCGGGGCGCGCAACGTCCAAGAGTGTTTGTTATTGCAGCTTCAGGACCCGGATACGGTTGAGCAAAAGCTGGCAAGGGAGATTGCAAAGCACTATCTGGACGAGATGATCGCTCGCCGAACGGGCAAGATCGCCCGCAAGTTTAAGGCCCCCACTGAGATGGTGGAGGCCGCCTTCCAAGAGATTCTAGCGCTGAATCCCTATCCAGCCCAGGGGTTTGCAGCGAACTCGCACAGCGCTCGACAGAAGCCGATTGCGGTTCGACCAGACATTATCCTCACGCGCTCAGAGATTGGTTGGGTCGTCGAAGTCGAGGGTGTGGACGCTTCATCGCTCGTTGTTGATCGTAGCTATCGACAGCGCTTGGCAAAGCTTGAAGCGAAGGCACAAGCCGACAAGGACGAGAAGAAGCACCTCGGCGAATATGTTGGTCGAGCGGATAACTTTATTCAGTCGATCAAGGAGCGCAAGAAGACTCTGCGGCGGATCGGAGAGTACTTGATCGAGAAGCAAACCAGCTTTATCTCGACCGGGCGCTACCAGTATTTGCAGCCGCTGACGAAGTCGATCATGGCGCGAGAATTGGGATTGCACGAATCAACCGTCAGCCGTGCGACCATGGGTAAATTTGTGCAGATTGAAGATGGCGAGATCGTGCCGTTCGAGGTCTTCTTTAAGCCTGCACTGCGCATCCAAAAGATGATTGAAGAGATTTTGGAGACGGAGAATCCGTCAACACCGCTTTCCGATGAGGCGATCGCTCGGCTGTTGGCCGACCGCGGAGTGGTCGTCGCCCGAAGGACGGTGAACAAGTATCGAGATCGGACACGTCTGCTCAGCAGCCGTGGGCGAAGAACGGCTTAG
- the coaBC gene encoding bifunctional phosphopantothenoylcysteine decarboxylase/phosphopantothenate--cysteine ligase CoaBC, translating into MPNLVLGVSGSVAAYRAADLARELMRAGFTVRVCLTDAAQNFVTPALFETLTGQPCLIDTFEEPERGRMAHIDWAREAAVLVIAPASANTINKIAHGIGDDMLTTLALVFEGPMVIAPAMNPSMYANENTQESARRLEAKGAFFVEPTEGDVIVGETGLGKLASTATITETVLTVANRTQALKGKRVLITSGPTQEPIDDVRFLSNRSSGKMGIALAKAALLMGAEVTLVTGPTAQAVPLRAVVRRVHTAQEMLAEASSFASDADLIIGAAAVADYHPVERIVGKRRSTMENWSLELTPNPDIIAALSKLSKPGSMVIGFAAEPTGDLSVARAKLAKKGLHAIAHNDVSKEGIGFESDENELTLIWPEGEMLSSGRLSKLGCALWLLGQLVR; encoded by the coding sequence GTGCCGAACCTGGTTCTTGGCGTTTCTGGAAGTGTCGCGGCCTACCGTGCCGCCGATCTTGCTCGCGAGTTGATGCGAGCGGGGTTCACCGTCCGCGTTTGCCTCACCGATGCGGCGCAAAACTTCGTCACCCCCGCACTTTTTGAAACCCTCACCGGGCAGCCGTGCCTGATTGACACCTTTGAAGAGCCCGAGCGCGGACGCATGGCCCACATCGACTGGGCACGCGAAGCCGCCGTGCTCGTGATCGCCCCCGCGTCAGCGAACACGATCAACAAGATCGCCCACGGCATCGGCGACGATATGCTCACAACATTGGCCTTGGTGTTCGAAGGGCCTATGGTCATCGCTCCAGCGATGAACCCCTCGATGTATGCCAACGAGAACACTCAGGAGTCTGCCCGCCGACTTGAGGCCAAGGGGGCTTTCTTTGTCGAACCGACGGAGGGTGATGTTATCGTCGGGGAAACGGGACTCGGGAAATTGGCTTCGACGGCTACCATTACCGAGACTGTCCTAACCGTCGCAAATAGAACGCAAGCGCTGAAGGGCAAGAGGGTCTTGATCACGTCTGGTCCAACCCAAGAGCCGATTGACGACGTCCGGTTCCTCAGCAACCGATCCAGTGGGAAAATGGGGATCGCACTGGCGAAGGCTGCCTTGCTGATGGGCGCTGAGGTGACGCTTGTCACGGGTCCGACCGCCCAGGCGGTGCCTTTGCGAGCAGTAGTACGGCGCGTTCACACTGCCCAAGAGATGCTAGCGGAGGCTTCCAGTTTTGCTTCTGACGCCGATCTGATTATCGGGGCAGCCGCAGTCGCTGACTATCATCCCGTCGAGCGGATCGTTGGGAAGCGCCGCAGCACCATGGAGAACTGGTCGCTGGAACTGACGCCTAACCCAGATATCATCGCTGCGCTTTCGAAGCTGAGCAAGCCGGGGTCGATGGTGATCGGGTTTGCGGCCGAGCCGACCGGTGACTTATCGGTTGCCCGGGCAAAGCTTGCCAAGAAGGGCCTACACGCCATCGCCCACAACGACGTTTCTAAAGAGGGGATTGGGTTTGAGTCGGACGAGAATGAATTGACGCTTATCTGGCCGGAGGGCGAGATGCTGTCAAGCGGAAGACTGAGCAAGCTCGGGTGCGCGTTGTGGCTCTTGGGGCAGCTCGTGCGATAG
- a CDS encoding VOC family protein, producing the protein MLTNLILDVKNLDRSLEFYHTLLLLPIRNQEEVDGHRLARLNTGLTELTLVEQPVEEQNPMLDRTGGMVINFRVRDLPKVATNLEKNHVNVLRGLEMALWGERTFLITDPDGYAILLSEPVETLH; encoded by the coding sequence ATGTTGACGAACCTTATTCTGGACGTGAAAAATTTAGACCGCTCGCTTGAGTTCTATCACACGCTGTTGCTCCTTCCGATCAGAAATCAGGAAGAAGTGGATGGGCACCGTCTTGCCCGACTGAACACAGGACTGACCGAGTTAACCTTGGTCGAGCAGCCTGTCGAAGAGCAAAATCCAATGCTCGACCGCACTGGCGGCATGGTGATCAACTTCCGGGTTCGCGACCTCCCCAAGGTGGCGACAAACCTTGAGAAGAACCATGTGAATGTGCTGCGGGGTCTTGAAATGGCTCTCTGGGGGGAAAGAACGTTCCTGATAACTGACCCCGACGGATACGCGATCCTATTAAGTGAGCCTGTTGAGACTCTGCACTAA
- a CDS encoding ankyrin repeat domain-containing protein — MSTSEEFWAAATTGDVEKVKELLAENRELANETKPAGVSVLMFTLYHGRLDTAQAIAVQKMNWNVFEAAAIGDSLMVSSMIAEDPSLISAFSADGFTALGLASYFGKFEAAKALVEAGADPNTLSNNDFHVAPIHSALAGGHINIVNLLLDNGANVNLAAGGGWTPLHYAADIGDADLTLRLLKMGANTGALTGDGQSAAEYGDQVGHGHISDIIRDFSD, encoded by the coding sequence ATGTCGACCAGCGAAGAGTTTTGGGCCGCCGCGACCACCGGCGATGTCGAAAAGGTGAAAGAACTGCTCGCCGAGAATCGGGAGCTTGCGAACGAGACCAAGCCAGCGGGTGTCTCGGTTTTGATGTTCACGCTCTATCATGGACGCCTCGACACCGCCCAGGCCATCGCTGTACAAAAGATGAACTGGAATGTTTTCGAAGCCGCCGCGATCGGCGATTCGCTGATGGTGTCGAGCATGATTGCTGAGGATCCATCGCTTATCTCTGCGTTCAGCGCTGATGGTTTTACCGCGCTCGGACTCGCCAGCTACTTTGGAAAATTTGAAGCCGCCAAAGCTCTCGTTGAGGCTGGCGCCGACCCGAACACGCTTTCCAACAACGATTTTCACGTGGCCCCGATCCACTCTGCGCTGGCGGGAGGGCACATCAACATCGTCAATTTGCTGCTCGATAACGGGGCAAACGTGAACCTTGCTGCGGGCGGCGGCTGGACCCCTCTGCACTATGCCGCCGATATCGGCGATGCTGACTTGACGCTGCGGCTGCTGAAGATGGGAGCAAACACTGGAGCCCTTACAGGGGATGGGCAAAGTGCCGCCGAATATGGCGATCAGGTCGGGCACGGACACATCAGCGACATTATCCGCGACTTTAGCGACTGA
- the der gene encoding ribosome biogenesis GTPase Der, whose translation MPEKLPVVVIVGRPNVGKSTFFNRLIRKRVAVVEDQPGITRDRLYAETEWQGKRFTLVDTGGILFNDEDPLVEQIRVQAQVALEEADLILFLTDVIDGLHPDDQTLANHLRGNKLPLYVVVNKADNSQREKSAGEFYSLGIGEVFALSALHGRGVADLLDIIVEHLPKTKKKDEAEQEEITLAIVGRPNVGKSSLLNAFTGEQRAIVSNIPGTTRDAVDTLLEYRNEKFRLVDTAGLRRRGKIQGTVEYYMADRMVRAVERAECALVLIDGGEGLTDGDKRVAKIAHDSGKAVVWVVNKWDLKEEPDGRPKTMSLIKKDMMKIISDQVPELHYAPVCFTSAKENAGMEPVLDTALDALESYNFRIQTGQLNRLVQDAIFEKPLSRKGRALKIYYCTQVTTRPPTFVLFVNDPELVHFSYLRYIENRIRREFPMFGSPIRLKVRSSHERA comes from the coding sequence ATGCCAGAAAAACTTCCCGTTGTTGTGATTGTGGGCCGCCCGAACGTGGGCAAGAGCACCTTCTTTAATCGGCTCATCCGAAAGAGGGTCGCCGTGGTCGAGGATCAACCTGGCATCACCCGTGACCGCTTGTATGCAGAGACCGAATGGCAAGGCAAGCGGTTTACCCTCGTCGATACCGGTGGAATCCTCTTCAACGATGAAGACCCGCTGGTCGAGCAGATTCGCGTTCAAGCCCAAGTCGCCCTCGAAGAGGCCGATCTTATCCTTTTCCTGACCGATGTGATTGACGGTCTGCATCCCGACGATCAAACGCTCGCCAATCACCTTCGCGGCAACAAGCTGCCCCTCTACGTGGTGGTCAACAAAGCGGACAACTCTCAGCGAGAAAAGTCCGCCGGAGAGTTTTACTCCCTCGGGATAGGAGAGGTCTTCGCTCTTTCTGCACTGCACGGACGCGGTGTTGCCGATCTTCTCGACATCATCGTTGAACACCTCCCCAAAACTAAAAAGAAGGATGAAGCGGAGCAGGAGGAGATCACACTTGCGATCGTGGGGCGTCCGAACGTCGGAAAGTCATCGCTCCTGAATGCCTTCACCGGAGAGCAGCGAGCTATCGTTTCTAACATCCCCGGCACAACACGAGACGCCGTCGATACCCTGCTGGAGTATCGCAATGAGAAGTTTCGCCTCGTCGATACGGCGGGCTTGCGACGGCGTGGAAAGATTCAGGGCACGGTGGAGTACTACATGGCCGACCGAATGGTCCGGGCCGTGGAACGTGCCGAATGCGCCCTCGTATTGATCGACGGTGGGGAGGGGCTCACCGACGGTGACAAGCGTGTCGCCAAAATCGCCCACGATTCTGGAAAGGCGGTTGTTTGGGTCGTCAACAAATGGGACCTGAAAGAGGAGCCCGATGGTCGCCCGAAAACGATGTCTCTGATCAAGAAGGACATGATGAAGATCATCAGCGACCAGGTTCCTGAGCTCCACTATGCCCCCGTCTGCTTCACCAGCGCCAAAGAGAACGCGGGTATGGAGCCTGTGCTGGATACGGCGCTGGACGCGCTTGAGAGCTACAACTTCCGCATCCAAACCGGACAACTTAACCGCCTTGTGCAGGACGCGATCTTTGAAAAGCCGCTGTCTCGAAAGGGCAGAGCGCTGAAGATCTATTACTGCACGCAGGTGACCACTCGCCCGCCGACATTTGTGCTCTTTGTCAACGACCCCGAGCTCGTCCACTTCTCCTATCTGCGCTATATCGAAAACCGTATCCGGCGCGAATTCCCGATGTTCGGCTCCCCGATCCGGCTCAAAGTCCGGAGCAGTCATGAAAGGGCGTAG
- a CDS encoding acyloxyacyl hydrolase, which produces MGGRQIWLSLALLAACGLSPADELPSPAPLSNPAQGYRNSSSRFILVGGLGRSLTILGSEELRRGYTLGLQYELPNTRARLFGHNADLVLEGYYGNNRRGVLDLEPPSTLISAGVLVFFRFKKHLHGDTAYLVDLGWGLTYGSDRTRDLDSRLNSSPALSFWISHGPRHREFMYGLRYLHLSNAGFVGNNQGQNQIFLTFGIRL; this is translated from the coding sequence ATGGGCGGTCGTCAGATATGGCTTAGTTTGGCTTTGCTTGCTGCTTGCGGGCTAAGCCCCGCTGACGAATTGCCTTCGCCTGCGCCGCTATCCAACCCAGCGCAAGGCTACCGAAACTCCTCTTCCAGGTTTATCCTTGTCGGCGGCCTGGGCCGGTCTCTGACGATTCTGGGATCGGAAGAGTTGCGGCGCGGCTACACTTTGGGGCTGCAATACGAGCTCCCGAACACACGCGCACGTCTTTTTGGCCACAACGCCGATCTTGTCCTGGAAGGCTATTATGGCAACAACCGGCGGGGTGTCCTGGACCTAGAGCCCCCCAGCACCCTCATTAGTGCCGGCGTCCTCGTCTTCTTTAGGTTCAAAAAGCACTTGCACGGTGATACTGCCTACTTGGTAGACCTGGGTTGGGGCTTGACCTATGGAAGCGACCGGACGCGCGATTTGGACAGTCGGCTGAACTCCTCTCCAGCCTTGTCATTCTGGATTTCTCACGGTCCTCGACACCGGGAGTTCATGTATGGACTCCGCTATCTCCACCTCTCCAATGCTGGTTTTGTCGGCAACAACCAGGGGCAGAATCAGATTTTTCTCACGTTTGGCATTCGGCTCTGA
- the speD gene encoding adenosylmethionine decarboxylase, producing the protein MSNFSILCSFAAMFAAIAVGGVRPVSWLKNLLNRRKAEPMNSSAVLSREAGWQLISCDDEQSFNEWLGKDEEGLPYGSGEEHSLGSHLLVELFGCDKASLEEERSVGVAMRDAAVASEATVVAQSFHEFQPYGVSGAIVIQESHYTIHTWPEHGYAAVDLFYCGGTVKVHKAVRVLRERFKPERIKFLVVRRGLQGEVDR; encoded by the coding sequence TTGTCAAATTTCAGCATCCTTTGTAGCTTTGCCGCTATGTTTGCGGCTATCGCCGTCGGGGGCGTCCGCCCCGTGTCTTGGCTTAAGAACCTTCTGAACAGACGTAAAGCCGAGCCCATGAATTCGAGCGCCGTCCTCTCACGTGAGGCGGGGTGGCAGCTCATCAGTTGTGACGATGAACAGTCGTTCAACGAGTGGCTTGGAAAAGACGAAGAGGGCCTTCCTTATGGCAGCGGAGAAGAGCATTCGCTCGGATCCCATCTCCTGGTGGAGCTGTTTGGCTGCGACAAGGCTTCCCTGGAAGAGGAACGCAGCGTCGGCGTTGCGATGCGCGATGCCGCTGTTGCCAGCGAGGCCACAGTTGTCGCGCAGTCGTTCCATGAGTTCCAACCCTACGGAGTTTCCGGGGCGATCGTGATTCAAGAATCGCATTACACGATCCACACTTGGCCCGAGCACGGCTATGCGGCAGTGGATTTGTTCTACTGCGGCGGAACCGTGAAGGTACACAAGGCTGTCCGCGTACTTCGCGAGCGCTTTAAGCCCGAGAGGATCAAATTCTTGGTCGTGCGGCGAGGATTGCAAGGCGAAGTCGACCGGTAA
- the serS gene encoding serine--tRNA ligase, translating into MLDRNLIRTEPEFVKQRASVKNISAPVEQFLKVDEEYRSLKVQLDSQRNELNVVSKSIGGLFAQGKKEEAEVAKVSAKALSEAVAEGEVRERELDAALYELELQFPNLPHESVPVGDGEQDNVVIKTWGEKPEFTFQPKPHWEIADTLKLFDTGRAAKISGSGFMVYTGLGARLQRSLFNFMADWQTEERGYYEVYPPFIVNRDSLIGTGQLPKFEDDLYKVDDDLFLIPTAEVPVTNLYRDEILDVWQLPMKFAAYSGCFRREAGAAGKDTRGIQRMHQFDKVELVKYSLPETSYDELEAMLADAESVLQALGMHYRVTLLCGPEMSFSNAKCYDIEVWAPGVDKYLEISSVSNFEAFQARRANIRFKREQGAKPEFVHILNGSGLATPRLFASILEVFQQEDGTVVVPEPLRRYIGREVLEGVGRYGFSTNQPNATQP; encoded by the coding sequence ATGCTGGACCGCAATCTCATCCGCACCGAGCCCGAGTTCGTTAAGCAGCGCGCAAGCGTGAAGAACATCTCGGCGCCCGTAGAGCAGTTTTTGAAGGTCGACGAGGAGTATCGCTCGCTCAAAGTCCAGCTTGATTCACAGCGGAACGAGCTCAATGTGGTGAGCAAGTCGATTGGCGGCTTGTTTGCGCAGGGGAAGAAGGAAGAGGCTGAGGTTGCTAAGGTGAGTGCGAAAGCTCTGAGCGAAGCGGTTGCCGAGGGTGAAGTCCGTGAGCGAGAGCTTGATGCGGCACTCTACGAGCTTGAGCTTCAATTCCCAAATCTTCCCCACGAGAGCGTCCCAGTCGGTGATGGCGAGCAAGATAACGTGGTCATCAAGACTTGGGGCGAGAAGCCCGAGTTTACATTTCAGCCGAAACCGCATTGGGAGATCGCCGATACCTTAAAGCTCTTCGACACGGGCCGCGCCGCAAAAATCTCCGGCAGTGGGTTCATGGTCTATACGGGTCTCGGCGCTCGCTTACAACGATCGCTGTTTAATTTTATGGCGGATTGGCAGACCGAAGAGCGCGGCTATTATGAAGTCTATCCACCGTTCATCGTGAACAGGGATAGCTTGATCGGAACAGGGCAACTTCCTAAATTCGAAGATGATTTGTATAAAGTTGACGACGATCTCTTCTTAATTCCAACCGCAGAAGTGCCGGTGACGAACCTCTATCGCGACGAGATTTTGGACGTTTGGCAACTCCCGATGAAGTTTGCCGCCTACTCGGGGTGCTTCCGCCGAGAAGCCGGTGCAGCCGGCAAAGACACCCGTGGCATTCAACGAATGCACCAGTTCGACAAGGTCGAATTGGTGAAGTACTCGTTGCCTGAGACGAGCTATGACGAGCTTGAAGCGATGCTTGCCGATGCCGAATCTGTCTTACAGGCTTTAGGAATGCACTACCGAGTGACGCTGCTCTGCGGCCCCGAGATGAGCTTTAGCAACGCCAAGTGCTACGACATCGAAGTTTGGGCGCCGGGCGTGGACAAGTATCTGGAGATCTCCAGTGTGTCTAACTTCGAGGCTTTCCAAGCGCGTCGGGCAAATATCCGATTTAAGCGTGAGCAAGGCGCAAAACCGGAGTTTGTGCATATCTTGAATGGCTCAGGCCTGGCGACGCCGAGACTGTTTGCGTCGATCCTTGAAGTCTTCCAGCAAGAAGATGGCACGGTGGTTGTGCCTGAGCCGTTGCGGCGTTATATCGGGCGAGAAGTGCTGGAAGGGGTTGGGCGGTACGGGTTCTCCACGAACCAGCCTAATGCAACGCAACCCTAA